The genomic interval TCACCTCGACATGAAGTTCACTCGGCGGGTCACAGGCCTCCGTGCCGGGCCCATTGCGTCCGAAGCTGTCGCGGTCGCGGTCCAGGTACCAGACCTTGTTGACGACACCCGTTTCAATCTGGCCGTCGCAGTTATCATCCAGGCCGTTACAAAGTTCCGGAGCGCCAGGATAGGCCTCCGCGCGCAGGTCATCGCAGTCTCCCAAGGTCGAGGCGTAGCCAGCCGGAACAGCGCCACAGAACACGCGCGAAGGCGCATTCACTGCGGCGAAACCATCCCCATCCGCATCAAGGTATGCCACCGACGGCGAGGCTGAACCACAGGGGCTCTTCTGACAGGCACCCAAAACACATACCTGTCCCGCTCCACAGGCATGCTGCGCATCACATGCCAGGGGACGTTCACCTTGGAGTTCCTCCAGGCTCGGGACGGAGCACGCGGTGAACAGCAGCAGCAAAGCCACGCTCCAGCGCATCATCGTGCCCCCCCTTGCTGCGTGACGGCCTCGTCCCGCTCTCCCAACAAGAGCCAGGTCACCAGGGCACCCGCTGCCGCAACCCCGGCCGTACCAAAGAGGACGTTGGCCGTTCTCGCACTGCGCTGCGCACGGCCGCGATGTTCCACGAGATGCTCGTGGAACCTCGCCTCCCGAGCGTCCGCGAGCTGCCCTCGGGAAGAGACGCCGAAGACGGTTCCCGTACCGGTTGCCGCAATGCCAGCCCCCAGCAGCACCAGACTGGCAAGCGGCACCTGCCGCCCCCCGATGCGCCTCCAGGAAGCGCTCGACGTTGCTGTCCAGGCTTGGACCTCCACTGGGCTCGAAGCCGTGGCCTGTTCGGTAGGCGTCAGCGCGGCGGGCAGCGCTGAAGAGGCGTCCGCAACCGACTCCGTTTCCACCTCGGCCTGCTCGATGCGGGCTGCTTCCCGCGTGGGCGAGTCCCTTCGTCTACGCGCCAGTTCCGCTTTCGCGAGTGCACGCTGGGCCTCGAACTCCCGCCCGACTTTGGGGGAAACGCGCAAGGGAAGGCGTGCCTCTGGCTCAAGCAGAAGGGCTGAACGGAACTCGTCACGCGCCGCCTGCCACCGCCCGAGGTCCGCGCTGATGATGCCGCGATGCAATGCAAGCGTCACTCGATCGCGCGACCCTCGGAGGCTCCCTCGGGCACGATCCAGCTGCTCGAGGGCTCGCTCGTATTCGAGATCATCATAGAGGCGCACGGCCTCCGCGACATGACGCTCAAAGTCGCCATCAGCTCTGGCCGCATGCACTGGAATGACAATCCATATGCATGCGGCGAGCGACAGGCACCGCCTCCAGGTCATGGCAACAAGCATGCCTGGATTTTAGTTCAGACAGACACCCTGGGCAAACCCTGCCAACTCCAACCCATCAACCTATGGCGGAGTGGAGGGTTACGGCTCCGGGAAGTGGTAGACGTTTCCGTCGTCGCCGACGATCCAGAAGTTGCTTGAGGAGGTCATGGCGATGTCGCGGAGCGGCACGTTCGGCGCGCTTGGGGTGAAGGCTGGAGCCTTGGCCCAGCCGTGTGGGGTCAACCGCTGCAGCCGTCCTGCATTGCCCTCGTTGCCAATGACGTAGGCATTCATGGTCCCGGGCGGGGCAGCCACACTGACGTAGTTGAGCACGGGTCCCGCCTGCGGGAGCACCCGCTCCCAGTCCCTCGACTGGCCACTGCCTTTCACCACCAAGCCGCCGTCGCCCACCGCGTAGATGAGCGTCGCGTCCGCAGCCCATACCGCTCGCAAGCCGCCGTTGTAGCCCGCGGTCCCCTGGAGGTTGTGCACTGCCGGAGTGCCCCAGGGGGTCTCGGGGGGGGGCGGGCGGGTGTAGAGATTCACCACCGGCGTCAGCGGTGACGACTCTCCTGTCGAACCCACCGCAAACAGTGCGTCCTGGCCGAGCGCATGGAGCCCCCAGTACCGGCCGGGTGAGTCGTGGCGCTGGGCCGCCCCTGTAATCTCATACAAGTGGCCCAGGGTGGAGGCTGCGAATACCTGAGCTGGATTTCCGATCCCGACAACACCTGAGAAGTAGTCGTTCTTGCCAGGGAGGTCGAACTGGATAGGGTAGCAGGTGCTCCCGGTGTGCTCGCCTATATGGCCGTCCTCGCCGACCACAACAAGATTACTATTATTGGGATT from Myxococcus xanthus carries:
- a CDS encoding putative metal-binding motif-containing protein produces the protein MMRWSVALLLLFTACSVPSLEELQGERPLACDAQHACGAGQVCVLGACQKSPCGSASPSVAYLDADGDGFAAVNAPSRVFCGAVPAGYASTLGDCDDLRAEAYPGAPELCNGLDDNCDGQIETGVVNKVWYLDRDRDSFGRNGPGTEACDPPSELHVEV